A window of the Candidatus Thermoplasmatota archaeon genome harbors these coding sequences:
- a CDS encoding GNAT family N-acetyltransferase, translating into MFRNQDLKTSEEESRWFINCYFDYHHIVVAEIDGRIQGACAWRIEGERYSGLGWIENVWVEEKSRRMGLAEKLLRRSIDDVRTYFDDHGIKVRKIVLTTQAERASARKLYEKIGFRVAARLDELYDPGGQDLVYVLDVRS; encoded by the coding sequence ATGTTCCGAAACCAGGACCTGAAGACCTCGGAGGAGGAATCCCGTTGGTTCATCAACTGCTACTTCGACTATCATCACATAGTCGTTGCCGAAATCGACGGCAGAATCCAAGGAGCATGCGCCTGGAGGATCGAGGGTGAACGGTACAGCGGTTTGGGGTGGATAGAGAACGTATGGGTGGAAGAGAAGTCCCGGAGGATGGGCCTCGCTGAGAAGCTCCTCAGAAGATCGATTGACGACGTGCGGACCTACTTCGATGACCATGGGATCAAGGTGAGGAAAATCGTCCTGACGACCCAGGCGGAAAGGGCTAGTGCGAGGAAGCTTTACGAGAAGATCGGATTCAGGGTTGCAGCGAGACTAGATGAATTGTACGACCCTGGAGGACAGGACCTAGTCTATGTTCTTGATGTAAGGTCCTGA
- a CDS encoding PAC2 family protein, translated as MANVEIVELKRMDLRNAVIIDGFPSIGLVSSIVANYLIALLKLEYVAVMDSDSFPTLSLIRNGEPLGPARVYARSEIKPGEQQVVVFSTELQPSANLLRDIGTAIIDFGTQQKCKLIISSGGLIVERDEDAEDEKGEIAVYGIGSTQAAQKLLLEADAEPFLEGVISGTAGVLLNEGKRRGMDVITLLAEARPDAADARAAALILSAIDQMVLHLNLNVEPLCKEAERLEAQLKVLHKETARKSRGPEVQVSYG; from the coding sequence ATGGCCAACGTGGAAATAGTCGAGCTCAAGAGAATGGATCTTCGGAACGCTGTCATAATAGACGGATTCCCGAGCATCGGCCTTGTCAGCTCGATCGTCGCGAACTACCTCATCGCCCTCCTGAAGCTGGAGTACGTCGCAGTCATGGATTCCGATTCGTTCCCGACGCTGTCCCTGATCAGGAACGGCGAGCCACTGGGCCCTGCGAGGGTCTATGCAAGATCGGAGATTAAGCCTGGTGAGCAACAGGTGGTCGTATTCTCGACGGAGCTCCAGCCTTCAGCGAACCTTCTCAGGGACATCGGAACCGCGATAATCGATTTCGGAACCCAGCAGAAGTGCAAGCTCATAATCTCATCCGGCGGCCTGATCGTGGAGAGGGACGAAGACGCGGAAGACGAGAAGGGCGAGATAGCCGTATACGGGATAGGTAGCACTCAGGCCGCCCAGAAGCTGCTCCTCGAGGCAGACGCTGAGCCCTTCTTGGAGGGCGTCATCTCAGGGACCGCAGGAGTGCTGCTCAACGAGGGCAAGCGTCGCGGGATGGACGTCATCACGCTCCTCGCAGAGGCCCGCCCTGATGCCGCAGATGCAAGGGCAGCAGCTCTCATACTGTCGGCAATCGACCAGATGGTGCTTCATCTCAATCTCAACGTGGAACCGCTGTGCAAAGAGGCGGAGAGGCTGGAGGCCCAGCTGAAAGTGCTGCACAAGGAAACTGCTCGGAAGAGCAGAGGCCCGGAAGTCCAAGTGAGCTACGGCTGA
- a CDS encoding aspartate aminotransferase family protein translates to MTAEKASIRTAEVPGPKSVELGKLREKYLSKAVGIVAPIYIEKAEGSLFYDVDGNSFIDMGSGIGVLNVGNRPKEVVAAVKKQADQFLHVCFQVTPYENYLRLCEKLANIAPHPGLSKSVLYNSGAEAVENSIKISRHYTKKPAAFSFVHAFHGRTMMAMALTSKEMPYKAGFGPLPETYKVEFAYCYRCPFKMEYPGCGVACADKIDEVWSSPQFQGKVAAIIGEPIAGEGGFIVPPKEFYAKVTKICKKHGVVYVDDEIQTGAGRTGKMWAIQHWSGVEPDILVTGKGIGGGFPISATTGRPEIMDAPQVGGLGGTFGGNPVGCAAALAQFDIIEKNLKNVPRVNAYITKRLNDMQSRFPIIGDIRGMGAMMAIELVSDPKTKEPAAKETKAIGAAALKKGMVLLSCGTFGNVIRMHPSMIMPDDILEQAMDILEASIEEVTKSP, encoded by the coding sequence ATGACAGCGGAAAAGGCTTCAATAAGGACGGCCGAGGTCCCCGGACCGAAGTCCGTCGAGCTCGGCAAGTTGAGGGAGAAGTATCTGTCGAAGGCGGTGGGGATCGTTGCACCGATCTACATCGAGAAGGCCGAGGGCTCTCTGTTCTACGATGTCGATGGCAACTCGTTCATCGACATGGGCAGCGGGATCGGCGTTCTGAACGTCGGCAACAGGCCGAAAGAGGTCGTTGCCGCGGTGAAGAAGCAGGCGGACCAGTTCCTCCATGTCTGTTTTCAGGTGACTCCATATGAGAACTATCTGAGACTGTGCGAGAAGCTTGCCAACATTGCGCCTCACCCGGGCCTGTCGAAATCGGTCCTGTACAACTCTGGCGCCGAGGCGGTCGAGAACTCTATCAAGATCTCAAGACACTATACGAAGAAGCCTGCGGCATTCTCATTCGTTCATGCGTTCCATGGAAGGACGATGATGGCCATGGCGCTGACGTCGAAGGAGATGCCATACAAGGCCGGGTTCGGCCCGCTTCCTGAGACATACAAGGTGGAGTTCGCCTACTGTTACAGATGCCCGTTCAAGATGGAGTATCCTGGATGTGGCGTCGCATGCGCGGACAAGATCGACGAGGTCTGGTCGAGCCCGCAGTTCCAGGGCAAGGTCGCCGCCATCATCGGTGAACCGATCGCTGGCGAAGGCGGGTTCATCGTTCCCCCGAAGGAGTTCTACGCCAAGGTCACGAAGATATGCAAGAAGCACGGCGTGGTCTATGTCGATGACGAGATCCAGACTGGCGCTGGAAGGACTGGGAAGATGTGGGCGATACAGCACTGGTCGGGCGTGGAGCCGGACATCCTTGTCACGGGCAAGGGCATTGGAGGCGGGTTCCCTATCTCTGCAACGACCGGCAGGCCGGAGATAATGGATGCCCCGCAGGTCGGAGGCCTGGGCGGCACTTTCGGAGGCAATCCCGTGGGATGCGCTGCGGCGCTGGCGCAGTTCGACATCATAGAGAAGAACCTGAAGAACGTCCCGAGGGTGAACGCGTATATCACTAAGAGGCTCAACGACATGCAGTCCAGGTTCCCCATCATCGGCGATATCAGGGGAATGGGCGCGATGATGGCAATCGAGCTCGTCAGCGATCCGAAGACCAAGGAGCCTGCTGCCAAGGAGACGAAGGCCATCGGCGCAGCCGCCCTCAAGAAGGGTATGGTGCTCCTGAGCTGCGGCACGTTCGGCAATGTGATCAGGATGCATCCGTCGATGATCATGCCGGATGACATTCTCGAGCAGGCCATGGATATCCTCGAGGCCAGCATCGAGGAAGTGACGAAGTCACCTTGA